One window of Serinus canaria isolate serCan28SL12 chromosome 3, serCan2020, whole genome shotgun sequence genomic DNA carries:
- the DSTN gene encoding destrin, translated as MASGVQVADEVCRIFYDMKVRKCSTPEEIKKRKKAVIFCLSPDKKCIIVEEGKEILVGDVGVTVTDPFKHFVQMLPEKDCRYALYDASFETKESKKEELMFFLWAPEQAPLKSKMIYASSKDAIKKKFQGIKHECQANGPEDLNRACIAEKLGGSLVVAFEGSPV; from the exons GCCTCCGGAGTACAAGTGGCCGATGAGGTGTGCCGCATCTTCTACGACATGAAAGTGCGGAAGTGCTCCACGCCGGAGGAAAtcaagaagaggaagaaggctGTCATCTTCTGCCTCAGTCCAGACAAAAAGTGCATTATTGTGGAGGAAGGCAAAGAGATTCTGGTGGGAGATGTCGGAGTGACAGTCACCGACCCTTTCAAGCACTTTGTGCAGATGCTTCCCGAGAAGGATTGCCGCTATGCCTTGTATGATGCAAGCTTTGAGACCAAGGAATCCAAAAAAGAAGAGCTGATGTTTTTCTTGTG GGCACCAGAACAAGCACCTCTCAAAAGTAAGATGATCTACGCAAGCTCCAAGGATGCAATCAAAAAGAAGTTTCAAG GCATAAAGCATGAATGCCAAGCAAATGGGCCAGAGGACCTGAACCGAGCTTGCATTGCTGAGAAGCTAGGAGGCTCCCTAGTCGTAGCTTTTGAAGGAAGTCCCGTGTAG